The genomic DNA TACATCAAGCTCCGTATGAATACTTTTCTCCAAAGCTCTGGGTTCCAGAGATTGAACAAGCTCTCCCAGGATGTCTGCAGGATCAAATAACTTCTTACGGATCTCCCCCATCTCCCCGTTTATCTGTGAAAGTAATAGAAGCTCATTGATCAGTTTTTTCAATCTCTGAGATTCGATGTCGATAATGTTCAGCGCTGTGTTCCTGTCCTCGGAATCAAGATTTCCCCAGGATTTAAGAGTCTCCACAAAACCGATTATTATGGTTAGAGGAGTTTTAAGCTCATGAGATACATTGGACACAAAATCATCTTTCAGCCTCTCCAGCCTTCGAATCTCGGTCACATCCTGAAGTATCACCAGAGAACCGCTGTGCTCATTTGGTTCATACTTACTGAACACCGCATCAATACTTACTTCCAGGAGTATATCTTCGGGTGTCTTAACAGATAACGACGTAGATTCATATGTCTGATTTACATCAAGACACTCTTTCAATATAACTTCAAGTGTCTGGTTTCGATCCTGCTCTTTATCCCGGATCTTAAAAAGATGGACTTTGTTCAGACTCAGTATCATCTCGGCGGCATGATTGACCATGATGATGGAATTTTCAGCATCAACCATAAGCATACCGGTTTTAAGATGTGCCAGCATTGTATTGATGCGGCTGTTCTTTTTATTATCCGAAATTATCAGATGATTATACCGATCCACAAGATTGTTGAACTGCTCTGCCAGAAGAAGGAATTCCGGGGTTTCCGACTCAACGGAGATTTTATTCATCCCGCCACCCGATGATTGAGTAAACTTCAAAAACTCACTCAGTGGTTTCCTGTACTGAAGTACAGAAAGTCTTGCATAGGCAAGGACAAGTACCACAACAATGACACTCAAAATGAGAAGGAATAATAGAAGTACCCAGAAAAATTGCCCTGTCTCCCTAATCCTGTAGATCACAGAAATTACTATCTCTCGATTTGAAACAGTCAGTTTCTCAGCTACAGTGATAATATAAAATCCGGCACGATGATCACGCCTTGAACTCAGTGTTTGACCATGCTTTTTTGCTTCAGAGATATCCGCATCAATATATTTTCCTGCGATGGCACTATTACTTTTACGGGAATCAGCCATCAGATAAGAGTCGGAATTGATAATGATAATCTGGGCATCCATCAGAGCTGCCTGCTGCTTCACCGTTCTCTGAGCAGTCACGGAATCATCTTCCAGAAGAACAGCAAGCTGACGGATATCAGCTCTGCCGCGTGCCTTCACAGAAGAGATAAAAAGATTGGTTGTATAGAGATAAAAAAACAGACCACTCAGGGCAAGGACTATAAGGAGAATCAATATAATATAGAGGTGTTTCTTTCCATTCATGCAGGTCCTGTCATCCGGAACCCTTCTCCCCTGAGAGTCAGGATCTCACAATCTTTCACCATATTATCTGTCAATTTCTTTCTTATATTACGAAAATGGACATCCATGGTCCTGCCGATCTCTCCGGGGTCCTTTTCAAATATATCTCTGCAGAGTATTTCTCTGGAAACAGTTCGATCAGTACTCTTCATCATAAGGTGGAGGATTCTGAATTCAGTCAAAGTAAAATCAATTTTACTATCATCTGATATGACCTGATATCTCTCGGCATTCAGAACGAGAGATCCGCAGCGAAACTCTACAGCCTTCTCCTCACGGAGAAGGGCCACCTGCCTGAGAGCCGCCCGGATACGGAGAAACAATTCCTCCAGACTGAAAGGCTTGGTGATATAATCATCAGCACCCCCCATGAGTCCGTTTATTTTGTCCTGCCCCTGGCTCCTGGCACTGAGCATGATAACCGGAATACTCCGGCTGTCAGGATGATTCTTCAGGCGTCGGCATGTTTCCACACCGTCTATCCCGGGAAGCATGACATCCAGCAGAATAAGATCAGGCTTTTCACTTTCGCAGATGGACAGGGCCTCTTCTCCAGACTCAACACAGAAAGAATCAAAGCCCTGTTTCTTCATATTCATACGGAGCATCTGGAGGATATGATCTTCATCATCGACTATAAGTATCTTCTGCTTTTCAGTCATACCCTCCTCTTTATCACAACAACTTACCAACGGCTAGATTTTTTTCACTCTTTTTATCAAAGAGAACATTTTGTGCACCGTGGAAAGAGATCTTTACTTTTTCACCCATCTCAAAATCTACCGATCCAAATACGACACAGGTCAGCATCATGCCTTCCAGTTCAAGCTTAACTATGGTCTCCATTCCCGAAGGCAGAGTTGAATAAATAGCAGCCTCCACATCACCGTCATCGCTTATTGAAATATCTTCCGGACGTATCCCCAGCAGCAGTTCCTGTCCCTCTTCGAGACTGATGCTCGAAGATGAAGGAACAAAAAGGAATTCCAGTTCCCCGCTGCTCAGTTTAATCTCATCCAGATTGACCGAACTCCCCTTAACTGTAAGGGCATTGATATTGGGAGATCCGACAAAATCGGCAACAAAGTAATTTGAGGGACGGCGGTACACATCCATGGGAGGATCAAACTGCTGAAGCAGTCCC from Oceanispirochaeta sp. M1 includes the following:
- a CDS encoding HAMP domain-containing sensor histidine kinase, which produces MNGKKHLYIILILLIVLALSGLFFYLYTTNLFISSVKARGRADIRQLAVLLEDDSVTAQRTVKQQAALMDAQIIIINSDSYLMADSRKSNSAIAGKYIDADISEAKKHGQTLSSRRDHRAGFYIITVAEKLTVSNREIVISVIYRIRETGQFFWVLLLFLLILSVIVVVLVLAYARLSVLQYRKPLSEFLKFTQSSGGGMNKISVESETPEFLLLAEQFNNLVDRYNHLIISDNKKNSRINTMLAHLKTGMLMVDAENSIIMVNHAAEMILSLNKVHLFKIRDKEQDRNQTLEVILKECLDVNQTYESTSLSVKTPEDILLEVSIDAVFSKYEPNEHSGSLVILQDVTEIRRLERLKDDFVSNVSHELKTPLTIIIGFVETLKSWGNLDSEDRNTALNIIDIESQRLKKLINELLLLSQINGEMGEIRKKLFDPADILGELVQSLEPRALEKSIHTELDVSDALEPFYSVPGWFRQIIMNLYDNALKYSSQNSKVVISLYDMESGNDPKYLVIEVRDTGMGIPPGDLEKIFERFYRGEKRKNRNISGSGLGLTIAQHMAEELKGFIEVESEKGKGSCFRVILPRLKEN
- a CDS encoding response regulator transcription factor codes for the protein MTEKQKILIVDDEDHILQMLRMNMKKQGFDSFCVESGEEALSICESEKPDLILLDVMLPGIDGVETCRRLKNHPDSRSIPVIMLSARSQGQDKINGLMGGADDYITKPFSLEELFLRIRAALRQVALLREEKAVEFRCGSLVLNAERYQVISDDSKIDFTLTEFRILHLMMKSTDRTVSREILCRDIFEKDPGEIGRTMDVHFRNIRKKLTDNMVKDCEILTLRGEGFRMTGPA